From a single Lineus longissimus chromosome 16, tnLinLong1.2, whole genome shotgun sequence genomic region:
- the LOC135500263 gene encoding glycine amidinotransferase, mitochondrial-like isoform X2 — MDSWPLFQKNAGQPFPKKFMDEAEKEINELVHILEQEGVKVRRPDLVDHGKTFETPDFKASGMYCAMPRDILMVVGNEIIEAPMAWRSRFFEYRGYRTLMKEYFRGGAQWTTAPKPLMSDELYDKDWDQSQGLAAQGKFVTTEFEPCFDAADFMRAGRDIFAQKSHTTNDMGIDWVERHLAPKDIRIHRVAFNDPNPMHIDATFSIIGPGLAVLNPDCSFQRKEHKEMFDRAGWKIVEAARPVLKGHPLWFSSNWLSMNTLMLDEKRVICAKEEVPTQKMFEKLGIKCITLDIKHANSFDGGFHCWTCDVRRRGVMESYFHLPDQH, encoded by the exons ATGGATTCCTGGCCCCTCTTCCAAAAAAATGCTGGTCAGCCATTCCCAAAGAAATTTATGGATGAAGCAGAGAAAGAGATAAATGAATTGGTTCATATTCTTGAGCAAGAAGGTGTTAAAGTGCGGCGTCCTGATTTGGTGGATCATGGGAAGACATTCGAGACACCGGACTTCAAGGCTTCAG GGATGTATTGTGCAATGCCACGTGACATCTTGATGGTGGTAGGAAACGAGATTATCGAAGCTCCGATGGCGTGGCGATCGCGTTTCTTCGAATACCGAGGCTATCGGACATTGATGAAAGAGTATTTCAGAGGCGGCGCCCAGTGGACCACTGCCCCCAAACCCCTCATGTCCGATGAATTGTATGACAAG GATTGGGATCAAAGTCAAGGACTCGCCGCTCAAGGGAAATTCGTTACGACCGAGTTTGAACCATGTTTTGATGCGGCGGACTTCATGCGCGCTGGAAGAGACATATTTGCACAGAAAAGTCAT ACGACAAACGACATGGGAATAGACTGGGTAGAGCGCCACCTTGCGCCGAAGGATATTCGCATCCATCGCGTTGCGTTCAACGATCCCAACCCCATGCATATAGATGCCACTTTCTCCATCATCGGACCAGGTTTAGCTGTTTTGAACCCAGATTGTTCGTTCCAGCGGAAGGAGCATAAGGAGATGTTTGATCGGGCGGGTTGGAAGATAGTCGAAGCCGCGAGGCCAGTCTTGAAAG GGCACCCTCTGTGGTTCTCCTCAAACTGGCTGTCGATGAACACGTTGATGCTGGACGAGAAGAGAGTGATCTGCGCTAAGGAAGAGGTACCAACTCAGAAAATGTTTGAGAAGTTAGGAATTAAATGCATAACTCTGGACATCAA ACATGCGAACTCTTTCGACGGGGGCTTCCATTGTTGGACCTGTGACGTCAGGCGCCGTGGAGTGATGGAGTCGTATTTTCATCTGCCTGATCAACACTGA